Part of the Microbacterium sp. Clip185 genome is shown below.
AACTCGGCCGCGACCATTGCGCCCCGGCCGCGGACGTCGCCGACGCGCGGGTCGGCCTGCTGCAGCTCCTCCAGGCGGGCCGTCAGGATGGCCCCGATCTCTCGGGCGCGCTCGATGAGTCCCTCATTCTCGTAGGCGTCGATCGCCGCGAGCGCCGCGGCGCAGGCGATCGGGTTGCCGCCGTAGGTGCCGCCGAGCCCGCCGGCGTGCGAGGCGTCCATGATCTCCGCCCGGCCGGTGACGGCGGCGAGCGGCAGCCCGCCCGCCAGGCCCTTGGCGGTCGTGACGAGGTCGGGCACGATGCCGAACCCGTCGCTCGCGAACATCTCGCCCGTGCGGGCGAAGCCCGTCTGCACCTCGTCCGCGATGAAGACGACGTTGTTCTTCCGACACCAGTCGACGAGGGCTCCGAGGAACCCGTCGGCCGGGACGATGAAGCCGCCCTCGCCCTGGATGGGCTCGATGACGAGCGCCGCGAGGTTGTCAGCGCCGACCTGCTTCTCGATCATCGAGATCGCGCGCGCGGCCGCATCCGCTCCGCTCAGACCGTCGCGGAAGGGGTAGGACAACGGGGCGCGATAGATCTCGCCGGCGAAGGGGCCGAAGCCGCTCTTGTACGGCATCGCCTTCGCCGTGAGCGCCATCGTGAGGTTCGTGCGGCCGTGGTACCCGTGATCGAAGGCGACGACCGCGGGCTTGCCGGTGTACTTTCGGGCGATCTTGACGGCGTTCTCCACGGCCTCGGCACCGGAGTTGAACAGCGCGGTGCGCTTCTCGTGGTCGCCCGGGGTGAGCCGGTTCAGCGCCTCGGCGACGGCGACGTAGGAGTCGTAGGGCGAGATCATGAAGCAGGTGTGCGTGAACTGCGCGGCCTGCGCCTGCACGGCAGCCACGACGCGCGGGTGCGCATTACCGACCGAGGTGACGGCGATGCCGGAGCCCAGGTCGATGAGCGAGTTGCCGTCGGCGTCGACGACCACTCCGCCGCCCGCGGCCACCGCCTGGATCGGCACGGTGTGACCGACGCCCGCGGGAACCGCCGCGGCTTTGCGCGCGAGGAGCTCCTGCGAGCGCGGCCCGGGGATGGCGGTGACGAGGCGCCGCTCCTGTGGCAGCGAGGGTCCGCCCAGGGGCGCGGTGGTGACGTCGGCGATGCTCATGGCCGCGAGCGTAGGGCGAACGCCACGCGCGCTGCACTCGCCTGCCCGTACACGGGTACGCCCAGGATGCGCCACGATGTACAACATGAGCGCGCCGCCGTCCGACAGCCCAACCCTCGGCTCCCTTCTCACCCGCCGGGATCTGGACCTGCGCGCGGCGGGAGAGCTCGACGCCGCCGCGTGGGCGACGCGGGTGCACGGCGTGCACAGCTCGGACCTCGCCGATCCGACGCCCTTCCTGGCGGAGGGGCTCGTGCTGCTGACGACCGGCACCCAGTTCCTCGGGGCCGACGACGATTCGCCCGACTTCGACGCCTACGTCGCGCGGCTGCGCGGGCGCGGTATCGCCGCGCTCGGATTCGGCACCGAGGTCGTCCGCGAGGGCATCCCCCGCGGATTGGATGCGGCCTGTCGCGCCCACGGGCTGCCGCTGTTCGAGGTGCCCTACCGCACCCCGTTCATCGCCGTCGCGCGCGCCAACGCGCAGGCGATCGCCGCGGAGGAGTACGCACGGCGCAGCTGGGCGCTCGCCGCGGGACGCGCGCTC
Proteins encoded:
- the gabT gene encoding 4-aminobutyrate--2-oxoglutarate transaminase, translated to MSIADVTTAPLGGPSLPQERRLVTAIPGPRSQELLARKAAAVPAGVGHTVPIQAVAAGGGVVVDADGNSLIDLGSGIAVTSVGNAHPRVVAAVQAQAAQFTHTCFMISPYDSYVAVAEALNRLTPGDHEKRTALFNSGAEAVENAVKIARKYTGKPAVVAFDHGYHGRTNLTMALTAKAMPYKSGFGPFAGEIYRAPLSYPFRDGLSGADAAARAISMIEKQVGADNLAALVIEPIQGEGGFIVPADGFLGALVDWCRKNNVVFIADEVQTGFARTGEMFASDGFGIVPDLVTTAKGLAGGLPLAAVTGRAEIMDASHAGGLGGTYGGNPIACAAALAAIDAYENEGLIERAREIGAILTARLEELQQADPRVGDVRGRGAMVAAEFVDPATGAPDAALAASVAKAAIAEGVILLTCGTYGNVIRFLPPLSIDDDLLSEGLDVLAASLAAV